A single window of Nicotiana tomentosiformis chromosome 1, ASM39032v3, whole genome shotgun sequence DNA harbors:
- the LOC138903027 gene encoding uncharacterized protein gives MDCLQSNRRLKTFKIAYIRLVGQINKKGCTYSWYNKRETNDIIYSLIDWAFGNDLWFMRYEKLEAFYHHPKCSDHSPIIIRTEVAKQKLPRPFRLLNVLLTQENFKLITIEKDTLIQLEKWTTIHEKVLRQKSRATWLAYGDSDTKFFHATLKARQTRNRISCTEHGIQLHEPALIQKEFIGFFKNLLGTTAAKMPCLDPTIDRSASGSERPPSDKAHGIDGFPTEFFKEYWHLIGKEVTRATMQFFQTSKLLKEVICTTVTLVPKVKKPHL, from the exons ATGGATTGCCTGCAAAGCAATCGGAGATTGAAGACTTTCAAAATTGCATACATAAGACTGGTTGGTCAAATCAACAAAAAGGGATGTACCTACTCCTGGTACAATAAGAGAGAGACAAATGATATAATATATAGTTTGATTGATTGGGCATTTGGTAATGATCTCTGGTTTATGAGGTATGAAAAGCTGGAAGCATTCTACCATCATCCGAAATGCTCAGATCACTCACCAATCATTATCAGAACAGAGGTGGCCAAACAGAAATTGCCTAGGCCATTTCGACTTCTCAATGTACTTTTGACtcaagagaacttcaag CTTATTACAATTGAAAAGGACACTTTGATACAACTAGAAAAATGGACAACTATACATGAGAAAGTGCTTCGACAGAAATCTAGAGCAACATGGCTAGCTTATGGAGACTCGGACACAAAATTCTTTCATGCAACACTGAAGGCTAGGCAAACCAGAAATAGAATCTCCTGCACAGAACATGGGATACAACTACATGAACCTGCCCTAATTCAAAAAGAGTTTATAGGTTTCTTTAAGAACTTACTGGGAACAACTGCAGCAAAAATGCCATGCCTAGATCCAACCATA GACAGAAGTGCTTCAGGCTCTGAAAGACCTCCCAGCGATAAAGCTCATGGCATTGATGGATTCCCAACTGAATTCTTCAAAGAGTACTGGCATTTGATAGGGAAGGAGGTAACAAGGGCTACAATGCAGTTCTTTCAAACTAGTAAACTACTTAAGGAAGTAATTTGCACTACTGTGACTTTAGTTCCTAAAGTAAAAAAACCACATTTGTGA
- the LOC138903066 gene encoding uncharacterized protein, which translates to MADDEQRRLERFGRLRPPSFSDAESEDARGFLDKCQRMLRTTDILETSGVSFTTFQFSGDSFIWWEAYKRRRSVGAVPLTWQEFSILFLEKFMPQSRREELCRQFEQLWKDGMYVTQYKERFSELARHAVWLVPTDRERIRRFIDGLMYQLRLLMTRERVFGATFEEVVDIARQIEVVRSQEHGDREAKRPRGSGGFGGIPSGGQSYHSRGRLYRLAQTTRPAHRGASASHGSYSAHSR; encoded by the coding sequence atggcagatgatgagcagaggagacttgagagatttgggaggcttcgacctccatcatttagcgatgCTGAGTCGGAGGATGCTCGGGgctttctggataagtgccaacgGATGCTTCGAACAACggatattctggagaccagtggggtctcgttcactacttttcagttttcagGGGATTCCTTcatatggtgggaggcctatAAGAGGCGCAGGtcggtcggtgcagtaccacttacatggcaggagttctctattctctttttgGAAAAGTTCATGCCGCAgtctcgtagggaggagctgtgcagacagtttgagcagctttggaAGGATGGCATGTATGTGACCCAGTACAAGGAGAGGTTTTCTGaattggctcgtcacgcagtttggttggttcccactgatagggagaggattaggaggttcattgatggcctcatgtATCAActacggttgcttatgactagggagagggtatttggtgccacttttgaggaggtggttgacattgctcggcagatagaggtggtccgGAGCCAGGAGCATggtgatagggaggccaagaggcctcgaggttcgggcggTTTCGGTGGGATACCTTCTGGGGGACAgtcctaccacagcaggggtcgcCTTTATAGGCTTGCTCAGacgactcgtccagctcatcgtggtgcatcagctagccacggttcttacagtgctcactcacgCTAG